The window GAGCAATAACAAAGTAATTTGGATGTCCCACAGAAACCAAACTGACACCTAACTACTATATACCTGAAAAGATAGATGAACTTTGATCAATTTGaatgatttattgaaaatttcttgtttttttttttcacatattttgTGCCATTTTTTCATAACCCGTCAACATTTGGAAACCAATTTGATAGTTTTgttcaattattatattttctctttgctATTTGTTAGCAGCCCACTGTTTGCATTCTCATTGGCCATCCGCATGGTAtgaagaaaatggaggaaaatggaatCATACCTTCTGGGGCATTGGCGCAAGAACCCTTGGAATGGCGTACACATCTGTGTCCGGAGGAGTAACATACATCtacaaccaaaaaataaaaaacaaagaaacccCAAAATATTCCCTTTCATCAATAGCACAATTCTCAtctaaaaaaaaaggagaaaatcagAAGAACTAACCTCTCTGAAGTCATAGACATCGTTATCCGGATCAGGCGGCTTCCTAATGAAGAAATCGCAATCAAACAAGCTAATTTTGTGAAACTCGTCCTCGTTGATCCTATAATCCACCACCATTTCCGAATCCCAACCCTGGGTCGACACGAAGCTCTTGCTCTGCACCATGGCGATGTCGTCGGTAACCGAAGCTGCCGCGGCCGCCGCTGCAAGGGGGTCGTACTCGACGTCGTAGTCCTTCTTGTTGTCGACCTCTTCCACCTCCTCCTCGTCCATGTCGTAGTCGTCAGGACCTCCGCTATCGGCGTCGCCTTCGTCGGCCCTGGCTATGAAGGGGTTTTTGTTTCTGGGGTTGGATAGGGGTCTAGAAGTGAGAGATGAGAAGGTGAGACGCGGGAGGTTGAGGCATGGCGGAACGATGAGTGCGGAGTGTTTGGCAGCTATTGGCTGCGGTGGCGAAAGCGGCGCCGGCGGCAGATGGATGAGGAGGAGAGCAGCTCTCATGGCCCCCGGTTGCAGCGAGGAGGTGACTGCTGAGTGAAGTGTTGTTCCGGTTTGGATTAGATGTTGGGTAATATACAGAAaactcaaaattgaaaattgaaaaaataaaataaaataaataaatatatgtattaatATCTCACTAACAGGTACCGTTACTGCCTAATGGCCTTTgctataataatttattttaattttatatgttacaTATGGACTTAATGGACCAAAATCTCATAGTTGGTGGGCAATGTACCGCATTTTGAAtccaatt is drawn from Vitis riparia cultivar Riparia Gloire de Montpellier isolate 1030 chromosome 18, EGFV_Vit.rip_1.0, whole genome shotgun sequence and contains these coding sequences:
- the LOC117905344 gene encoding uncharacterized protein LOC117905344 is translated as MRAALLLIHLPPAPLSPPQPIAAKHSALIVPPCLNLPRLTFSSLTSRPLSNPRNKNPFIARADEGDADSGGPDDYDMDEEEVEEVDNKKDYDVEYDPLAAAAAAASVTDDIAMVQSKSFVSTQGWDSEMVVDYRINEDEFHKISLFDCDFFIRKPPDPDNDVYDFREMYVTPPDTDVYAIPRVLAPMPQKYIRCAKSDYGCYDVTEPPIDAPRDPLYKSEREVWKVFLTKHYRNRRLADPEFVLDFEEIYVIDSKTKSITRAKVVVTAPGGRNRDRKSDLLVIRDKGNSFKIIHASEKDDPTTVIEREEWTKSREDMERHLRKLRDFSISNWF